The following proteins come from a genomic window of Alicyclobacillus dauci:
- a CDS encoding LysR family transcriptional regulator, which translates to MSRTAEQLFMSQSTVTTRLQRLERDIGYHLFDRTPNGVQLTPAGKRFLPLAEQVVSLEQQMVQTASHPVQTLRVMSGRAFVSTDVPQCLHRMLQVEDVRLQVRMGLYEDMVDALIGNQVDFCFLGEPVYHPRVRLIEFPDDAIDLVVPVDHPFTHDFPGLAALSGQPMVAFSDSTAPFRKRITMLLAKHDVFPDIRMELDSIDGIKAMVGHGLGISFLPRRTLHDSEAKGYVAIPVQDKAFTRPTLLAYPDALEDQPLTKRFIEIVSEHYQHQARFHPDSSV; encoded by the coding sequence ATTTCCCGCACGGCAGAACAACTGTTCATGTCCCAATCGACGGTGACCACGCGTCTCCAGCGCCTGGAACGGGATATTGGCTATCACCTGTTCGACCGAACACCCAACGGGGTGCAATTAACACCTGCAGGAAAAAGGTTTTTACCGCTTGCGGAGCAAGTTGTCTCACTTGAACAACAGATGGTTCAAACGGCGAGCCACCCTGTCCAAACGCTTCGGGTCATGTCGGGGCGCGCCTTCGTGTCGACGGATGTTCCCCAGTGCTTGCACCGAATGCTCCAAGTAGAAGATGTTCGCCTGCAGGTGCGAATGGGACTGTATGAGGACATGGTGGACGCGCTCATAGGCAATCAAGTGGACTTCTGCTTCCTCGGTGAGCCCGTCTATCACCCGCGTGTCCGGCTCATCGAGTTTCCTGACGACGCCATCGATCTCGTCGTACCCGTAGATCACCCCTTCACGCACGACTTTCCAGGTCTCGCTGCGCTGTCCGGACAGCCCATGGTCGCGTTCAGCGACTCCACAGCTCCTTTTCGTAAGCGCATCACGATGCTACTCGCGAAACACGATGTCTTCCCGGATATTCGTATGGAGCTCGACAGCATCGACGGGATCAAAGCCATGGTTGGACACGGTCTCGGGATCTCGTTCTTGCCGAGGCGTACCCTCCACGACAGCGAGGCGAAAGGCTACGTCGCCATCCCAGTCCAGGACAAGGCATTTACCCGACCAACTCTGCTTGCATACCCGGATGCGCTCGAAGATCAGCCGCTGACAAAACGATTCATCGAGATCGTCAGCGAACACTATCAACACCAGGCGCGCTTCCACCCCGATTCATCCGTGTGA
- a CDS encoding TetR/AcrR family transcriptional regulator — MRQPLSKEARREAIYRGAIRLFETKGYENVTIADVIAASNVARGTFYLHFESLEALLIEWFDDVIEETWSHIRPFLDDLSIPFEDCTRKVIHEVFQLYSDNPSMSKVFYCGGGETFMRRRHEAMFGKLGGKLLEALVIRHPECHHDMSWTVAILISMIGDMAHFAGQYIDKNMRKLFEDRVSQFAIAGLREHLNHPYIP; from the coding sequence GTGCGTCAACCACTGAGCAAAGAAGCTAGGCGCGAGGCCATCTATCGAGGAGCCATTCGCCTGTTCGAGACCAAAGGGTACGAGAATGTGACCATCGCCGACGTCATCGCAGCCAGCAATGTCGCACGCGGAACGTTCTATCTTCACTTTGAGTCTCTAGAAGCGCTGCTCATCGAGTGGTTTGACGACGTCATCGAAGAAACCTGGAGTCACATACGACCGTTTTTGGACGATTTGTCGATCCCGTTCGAGGACTGCACACGCAAAGTGATCCACGAAGTGTTTCAGCTTTATTCGGACAATCCATCGATGTCAAAAGTGTTCTATTGCGGTGGTGGTGAAACATTTATGCGGCGCAGGCATGAGGCCATGTTCGGAAAGCTTGGCGGGAAACTGCTTGAAGCGCTCGTCATCCGCCATCCTGAGTGCCATCACGACATGTCGTGGACGGTGGCGATACTCATCTCCATGATCGGGGACATGGCCCACTTCGCAGGGCAGTACATTGACAAGAATATGAGGAAGCTGTTCGAAGACAGGGTATCTCAATTCGCCATTGCCGGGTTGCGAGAGCACTTGAATCATCCATATATTCCATAA
- a CDS encoding 5-methyltetrahydropteroyltriglutamate--homocysteine S-methyltransferase, translated as MTQPVLPRKKPPFRADHVGSLLRPERVKTARLQFASGEITADQLRLVENAEITRIVEKQKEIGLMSVTDGEFRRAWWHFDFLENLDGVEGYDSESGIQFHQTQTKSHTVRVVDKLNFTNHPMIQHFKFLQSVTGGHTAKMTIPSPSMLHFRGEIDKRVYSDNDSFFHDLASTYKKAVRAFYDAGCRYLQLDDTSWAYFCSEEQREQIRARGLDPAELMNLYARTINEAVADRPEDLTITMHICRGNFRSTWIASGGYEPVAETLFTGLNIDGFFLEYDSDRAGGFEPLRFVNRKDLQIVLGLVTSKYGELENKDDIKRRIDEAARFVDLNQLCLSPQCGFASTEEGNLLTEDQQWAKLRHVVEIAEDVWK; from the coding sequence ATGACTCAGCCCGTCCTCCCGCGCAAAAAACCGCCTTTTCGGGCGGACCACGTTGGCAGTTTACTCAGACCAGAGCGAGTGAAAACTGCACGTTTACAATTCGCATCTGGTGAGATAACAGCCGATCAATTGCGCCTCGTTGAAAATGCGGAAATCACCCGTATTGTTGAGAAACAAAAAGAAATTGGACTCATGTCCGTAACCGACGGAGAGTTTCGGCGCGCGTGGTGGCATTTTGATTTCCTGGAAAATCTCGATGGCGTCGAAGGATACGATTCGGAGAGCGGTATTCAGTTCCATCAGACACAGACTAAGTCTCATACGGTCCGCGTCGTCGACAAGCTGAACTTTACCAATCATCCAATGATCCAGCACTTCAAGTTTCTTCAAAGTGTTACCGGTGGGCACACGGCGAAAATGACCATTCCGAGCCCTAGTATGCTTCACTTTAGAGGCGAGATCGACAAGCGTGTTTACAGCGACAACGATTCATTCTTTCATGATTTGGCTAGTACGTATAAGAAGGCCGTGCGGGCATTCTATGATGCAGGCTGTCGATATTTGCAACTGGATGACACGTCGTGGGCGTATTTTTGCTCAGAGGAACAGCGCGAACAGATTCGTGCACGCGGCTTAGACCCAGCTGAGCTCATGAACTTGTATGCGAGGACCATTAACGAGGCCGTGGCGGATCGTCCAGAGGATCTAACCATCACAATGCACATATGCCGTGGGAATTTCCGTTCCACATGGATTGCTTCCGGAGGCTACGAACCTGTAGCTGAAACGTTATTTACAGGTCTCAACATCGACGGTTTCTTCCTCGAATACGACAGCGACAGAGCCGGCGGTTTCGAGCCGCTTCGTTTCGTCAACCGTAAGGACCTACAGATCGTGCTTGGCTTGGTAACGTCGAAGTACGGTGAATTGGAAAACAAAGACGATATCAAACGCCGGATCGATGAGGCCGCTCGCTTTGTGGATTTAAATCAGTTGTGTCTCAGTCCGCAATGTGGGTTCGCGTCCACAGAAGAAGGCAACTTACTCACAGAAGATCAGCAATGGGCGAAGCTCCGCCACGTCGTGGAAATCGCAGAAGACGTCTGGAAGTAA
- a CDS encoding DUF523 domain-containing protein, translating into MKIVSACLVGCKCRYDNQSALHSKVENLVQSRQAVPVCPEQFGGLPTPRNPAEIVGGDGFDVLDGNAKVIDSEGNDVTQEFIDGAYRALNVAQTIGATTAILKKNSPSCGSDLIYDGSFSGMKKEGVGVTVALLLRNGLTVTSEDGD; encoded by the coding sequence ATGAAAATCGTGAGTGCCTGTTTGGTCGGTTGTAAGTGTAGATACGATAATCAATCTGCTTTACATTCAAAAGTCGAGAATTTAGTTCAAAGTCGTCAAGCAGTGCCTGTCTGCCCTGAGCAATTCGGAGGACTCCCGACTCCAAGGAATCCTGCAGAGATTGTAGGCGGAGATGGATTTGATGTACTTGATGGCAATGCCAAGGTTATCGATAGTGAGGGGAATGACGTCACACAGGAGTTTATTGACGGGGCTTACCGAGCACTAAACGTTGCACAGACTATTGGGGCAACAACAGCCATTCTTAAGAAAAATAGCCCCTCCTGCGGAAGTGATTTGATATACGATGGGTCTTTTTCTGGTATGAAGAAGGAAGGAGTGGGCGTGACTGTTGCTCTATTATTACGTAATGGACTAACGGTTACATCCGAAGATGGCGATTAA